The DNA sequence ataattataatgatttcAACTGATACGTTGttattgattatattataattataattttattattattattattattttatgattctAGAACgtgttgattttcaaatttttctaacttttatttgAGAGATAtgcaatatatttaataaagtgtaaatttttaaaatgaaagtctaaatttaattaaatataatgttgaatataaattttgtccATATTATTATAGAACGATTTCAATAcgttaatattataatttaatagggtaagaataaaaatataaaaaaatcatgttagTTTCACATTCAAAAACTTGTTACATAGTTaagattcattattttatatattttaatttcttttcttttataaacactAATAGAAATACCCATATTTTCACACATGTATATCAATTTTTATGAttgattatcaaaatataaaaaatcaatattttaattttaactaaaataaaaatattattaaatttataaaaaaatatatttttaaaagttaattgcaaaagaatagacataaaattcaaagaataaaataatttacattaataaaaatagactTGGTATTGAAACGTACCCGTCAAAAAATTATGGAACagttactaaaaataattttctttttatataagtataaataaaaacttaactTCTTAAtaaccattttatttttaaatcaaatgattcttggtgtaaaaaaaaaatcattttcgtaaaaaaataaaaaggttcaGTTACACAAAGCATAGCCTaggtaataaaaatataaaatgaatttagtTTTCCTCTTCTCCATCCTCCTTCTCTCCCATTCTCTTCCATCCATTCCCCtccaaaaccctaaaaccctcACTTTCAAAACCAATAGCCATTGTCATGAACCTTCCCCAGACCAAACCCACTCCTCCGCCGCCGGACACCATCTCCAATCTCGAATGCGCCCACTGTTCCTCTAAGGACAACAGTCTCTTCCACCGCCTCTGGATTCGCGGCATGAGCCGCCGCGTCTGCACCTCCTGCGTCCTCCTCCTCCACCCCTCCTCCTTCTGCCCCTCTTGCTTCCAATTCTTCGATCACCCTCTCTCCAACACCTCCTCCCACCGTTTCCTGTCCTGCACCAAATGCTCCTCTCTCACTCACCTCGACTGTCTCCCTCCCCCTCCTCATCCCTCCCCTTCCTCTGTCCACCTTGCTCTCAACCAAACTTCTCTTTCTTCCCCGATTCCACCTCCCCACTCGACAAACGCCGCGCCCTCATTCTCCTCTGCGCCTGCAAGGTTGCCTCCGCCGCCGCATCTAAGTCTCTCGCCCTCGCCCGGACTCGAGTTGAGCGAACCGTCCGCGAGGCTGCCCTTGCGAGAAAGAGGGCCCGGGACGCTCTCGACCATTGCTCCATTCTTGACAAGATTAAGCGCCTTGGCCTCGAGGGCACCCTTGAGGTTTCTAACGCTCGGAATTTGGGAACACATCATAATAATGTTGTGTGTAAAAAAGAGGAGTTGAATAGTTTCACAGGACAGGGTAAGGTTAATGTTAAGGTACCTTCTGAGGTGCCGCCCTTGCCCTTGCCTCGCCCTGTAGTTAAAAATGGGAATAACGATGGCAGATTATTGAATCGATAGAGGAGTTGATAGGCCAGGATTGTTGATGGTGCCTCTACTAATATTTTGTAGGTGGCACTGGAAAACCATTCAGATTTATCCaaggtattattttattttattttctctgaaATTTGTGCTTTAGTTAGGGCTTGTGTTCTTaaattcatgtttttgtttaaagttTGAGGATCGCAATTATAGggattaaaaacttttttttttcatcattccGTGAATGATGCTGGTTTTGTGGATTAAAATATGAACAACTTGCTTGAATGATTTGAATGCAGGTAGAAGAAATGATGAATGCGTTCTAGATTTTCTGTTGCGGTGGAATTCTGAGGTGTATTTTTTCTTGAAGCATGCAGCAGATAAGATATGGTTCATTTTCCATTGCGATGTAACCTTGTAAAGCCTCCTTAGTAATGTGATTATGCAATTTAAGTGCTAAGCTGTAATTACTTGAagcatattttttttcctcttagtATTAGATGCTAGTCCATTCTTCTATgatctttattctttttcttttttactttctttctttAGTGGCTGATGGGTGACTGCTTCTAtcaattttggaaattttttatttgggaATAGTTTGTACTTTGGCCATAGCAAATTTCACTGTGTTGGTGATTTGCTAGAGTTGATGTCAGGTTTATGTTTCTGATGGGAGTAGGTCATACTCCTAATAAACTTTTGAAAACAACGGAGTTTTCATAGTGCTCTTGATGTTCCAGTTTAATATTCAGGGTAAAAGTTATGGCTTTTTTGACTTTTTCAATAacctaaaattttattgaattaagaGTGTAAGTGCTACTGGAAGCAGTGATTGGAAAGGAATGCTTTCTTAGATCTATGTTCCTTAATACATATTCTGCGTATCTTTCTCCCATGAGAGTATCTATTTTGTAAAATGATTATATCATATATACATGCCCGTACAAATTAGTGTCAGACACCACTAAGATAGTCCAATAAAATATCGCAAATTAAACTgatatatttttagaatcatAAAtgtattcaaaaatatttaatatttatactaTCTTATTAAATTATACCATCCAAAACATATGATGGATCGTACAATTTAAACATTATAATTTCACAATTCAAAAATACTTAATAATGAGCAATTTAGACTTTTCAAACTCTCCTAAGGAGGGGCACCCATGGGGCAGAAGAACCCTCTATAAGTAAAAAGTCAGTAAAATCAATATGGaaaatagggatggcaacggggcgggacgggtttcactatcccatacccatccccgcataaaaaattcatccccattcccatacccaaatccaacaggtatcaaacttttttcccatccccatccctaccgggtaacgggtataatctcgtacccatacccgtacccatgttctaactacttcaatattaatttttataaaagaaaaaaaattacggtaaagaaaacataatattatgaaatattcaatattaggaggattttcttcgatgccaaatacattaaaataaattataattgtttatattttatattagaataccaaataaaatttcatgtgaaccaaaacatttattaaatttgcaaactacaacattaatgaacttagttgataaaattaaaaaatatttcaaaaagtataaaaggaaaacaaatattcaaattaaaatatattttaaatgtttgtttacttcaattttttaaattctaatgaatctttttttatacactaataaaagttataatatatcacttgatcaaaatgacacaaagaacaaatattcaaattaaaatatattttaaatatttgtttacttcaattttttaaattataatgaatctcttttttatacactaataaaaagttataatacatcacttgatcaaaataacacaaaaaacaaataataaacataataataaaattttgacatagattttgtatcttttgaacttcaatatatgttgcatagtgacaaaaaaatattcatagaaattacattaaatttttatattgtagtaaataaaagttatttatacaattaaagtaaaaaaaattacagtatgattaatagtgagttataaaataacaaataattagatagaatatatcgaaatattttattctacatgatgaaaataaacaataaataaaaatattaaaaaactaacaaatgtgtgttttagaaataatttgagagactatcgaaagaaatcacacaaaggaaatcaaatgtataattaaggtatgataaaatgaaaaaaaccttagagaactaattattaaattatgtttgaagtggttaaaaataaatagaaatatcattagtgaccaaaaaatttatcattaaattacaaataaattagtaattaaattggtcactaaatcaagtaccgattcgatcattgaatcagtcactaatttagacaataaatcaactactaccaccaatgacgaaaaatagtgactaatatgggttactgactaaatcagtcaccatttcattttttcttgtagtgaattatcatatactattcctaaatatcattatatatatatatatatatatatatatatatatatatatatatatatatatatatatatatatatatatataattttaaccacttcaaacagaatttaaagtgaaacaattacattatgatatattattctacatgatgaaaataaaaacaataaataaaaatattaaaaaactaacaaatgtgtgttttagaaataatttgagagactatcgaaaaaaatcacacaaaggaaatcaaatgtataactaaggtatgataagacgaaaaatatctcagagaactaagaaaacttttcaaatatcaacatatatacttaatggttgaaaaataacgaaaattactttaatgaaacaaaagagttcttcaaattaaacaaaaattaataataataataataataataagtaaagaatttttttatattaccttaaattgagagtataaacattctcatgtgaaaggaaaatttataataaataaaaatattaaaaaataatataaatattcaaatgtaaggcataattttttttattaacatacattattttaacataattacataaaggttatgataagataaaaaatatattggagatgagaatgagtttaatgacaaatgaaataattaaaagaaataaaaaatagaatatatatatatatatatatgggttacttgattaattgtgaatattttaataatttaaacgagaataaagatatggcggggacgggtattatggcgggtatatgtacatcctcatacccatctgaaaaagtcgggaattccccatacccatacccatacccagtcaatgcggggattccccgtcaaaacggggacgggttcggac is a window from the Vigna unguiculata cultivar IT97K-499-35 chromosome 7, ASM411807v1, whole genome shotgun sequence genome containing:
- the LOC114190581 gene encoding uncharacterized protein LOC114190581, producing the protein MLLSHSPRLSPSPSSSLPFLCPPCSQPNFSFFPDSTSPLDKRRALILLCACKVASAAASKSLALARTRVERTVREAALARKRARDALDHCSILDKIKRLGLEGTLEVSNARNLGTHHNNVVCKKEELNSFTGQGKVNVKVPSEVPPLPLPRPVVKNGNNDGRLLNR